One window of Gilliamella sp. B3022 genomic DNA carries:
- the artM gene encoding arginine ABC transporter permease ArtM — MFDNFIYYLKVILQGLPDTLSLGILGIISAGLLAVIFSCLLSINSCLIKKIIRTYIIIFTGSPLLVQLFLIYYGPSQFGDVLSKVPTFYEIISSPWFCAYLALTLNSAAYTTQIFYGALKSVPQGQWQACEALGMNKIQTLKIIMPYALKRALSTYSNEVVFVVKGTALASMIPVMDIMGYSNQLNGDYYDFSIFVVAGSVYLLINGLLSTIMRIIEKKALTFEN; from the coding sequence ATGTTTGATAATTTTATTTACTATCTTAAAGTCATTTTACAAGGACTTCCTGATACCTTAAGTTTAGGTATTTTAGGCATTATTTCAGCAGGACTCCTGGCGGTTATCTTTTCTTGCTTATTGTCAATAAATTCTTGTTTAATTAAAAAAATTATACGTACCTATATTATTATATTTACTGGTTCACCGCTATTAGTTCAGCTATTTTTAATCTACTATGGACCATCACAATTTGGCGATGTTTTAAGTAAAGTACCAACATTTTATGAGATTATCTCCTCACCTTGGTTCTGTGCTTATCTTGCATTAACACTTAATAGCGCTGCCTATACTACGCAAATATTTTATGGAGCTTTAAAATCTGTACCACAAGGTCAGTGGCAAGCGTGTGAAGCTTTAGGTATGAATAAAATACAAACATTAAAAATTATTATGCCTTATGCATTAAAACGAGCACTTTCTACTTATTCTAATGAAGTGGTTTTTGTAGTAAAAGGCACCGCTTTAGCTTCTATGATTCCGGTTATGGATATTATGGGATATAGCAATCAACTAAATGGAGATTATTACGATTTTTCAATTTTTGTCGTTGCAGGGTCAGTTTACCTCTTGATAAATGGGCTTTTAAGCACCATTATGAGGATAATAGAGAAAAAAGCCCTCACATTTGAAAACTAA
- the artQ gene encoding arginine ABC transporter permease ArtQ gives MDGYILPLVQATSITLSLAFVSLIVGIIFAFIFTLLESAPFKPVAWLMSLFNLTIRALPELLIVVAIYTGLPLLLMSLDDGIAISLGFTSFTVQIDIANTKPDPFLCGVTALSLLYAVYASQTLRGAFKAISNGQKQAAQVLGLSKARTFFRIILPQMWRHALPGLSNQWLILLKDTALVSAIAIDDLMMQTKTIIARTNQPFLWYFIAMLIYLIISILSQKVITRIEKRSTYFEQPKSAKSL, from the coding sequence ATGGACGGATATATCTTGCCATTAGTGCAAGCAACGTCAATCACATTATCATTAGCCTTTGTGTCATTAATTGTCGGCATCATATTTGCCTTTATCTTTACGCTGTTAGAATCTGCTCCTTTTAAACCCGTTGCATGGTTAATGTCCTTATTTAATTTGACTATCCGTGCCCTACCCGAATTATTAATTGTGGTGGCAATTTATACTGGACTACCATTATTATTGATGTCATTAGATGATGGCATAGCAATTTCACTTGGATTTACTTCATTTACGGTGCAAATCGATATAGCAAACACTAAACCCGATCCATTTTTATGTGGTGTAACTGCACTTTCATTACTTTATGCTGTTTATGCATCTCAAACATTACGCGGCGCTTTTAAAGCAATTTCAAATGGTCAAAAGCAAGCGGCACAAGTATTGGGATTGAGCAAAGCGCGAACGTTCTTTCGAATTATTCTGCCGCAAATGTGGCGTCATGCTTTACCTGGTTTGAGCAATCAATGGTTGATTTTATTAAAAGATACCGCGTTAGTTTCAGCAATTGCCATCGATGATTTGATGATGCAAACAAAAACCATCATCGCTCGGACCAATCAACCTTTTCTATGGTATTTCATTGCGATGCTTATTTATTTAATAATTTCTATTTTAAGCCAAAAGGTTATTACGCGAATCGAAAAGCGCTCAACCTATTTTGAACAACCAAAATCCGCTAAGAGTTTATAA
- a CDS encoding transporter substrate-binding domain-containing protein translates to MKKTLLAVLLASATFVAQAAENLIIGTEATYAPFEFTNDKNEIVGFDIDIINKICSEMNVSCKIVNQSFDGLIPSLKTRRIDAAIAGIDVTAERQKQIDFTKIYYDDSSIQFITLKDTLTSLEQLKGKRVGIQKGTTYLKYLNEKFPDIKPVSYDSYQFAFLDLKAKRIDAIVASSFVASDWLGKDTEIVPLGDKITDHEFFGEGLSIALRKGNDELREKFNQAIDKLKANGELEAIYKKWFNN, encoded by the coding sequence ATGAAGAAAACATTATTAGCCGTTTTATTAGCAAGTGCAACATTTGTTGCTCAAGCTGCCGAAAACCTTATCATCGGTACAGAAGCAACTTATGCACCTTTTGAATTTACTAATGATAAAAATGAAATTGTAGGTTTTGATATTGATATCATTAACAAAATTTGTAGTGAAATGAATGTTTCTTGCAAAATTGTTAACCAGTCGTTTGATGGTTTAATTCCTAGTTTAAAAACTCGACGAATTGATGCAGCAATTGCTGGTATAGATGTCACAGCTGAAAGACAAAAACAAATTGATTTTACTAAAATATATTACGATGATAGTTCAATTCAATTTATTACATTAAAAGATACCCTAACCAGTTTAGAACAACTTAAAGGAAAACGTGTTGGTATTCAAAAAGGTACGACTTATTTAAAATATTTGAATGAAAAATTCCCTGATATTAAACCTGTTAGTTATGATAGTTACCAATTTGCATTTCTTGATTTAAAAGCTAAACGTATTGATGCTATTGTTGCAAGTTCATTCGTAGCAAGTGACTGGTTAGGAAAAGATACCGAAATTGTACCATTAGGTGATAAGATTACTGATCATGAATTTTTTGGTGAGGGTTTAAGCATCGCTTTACGTAAAGGTAATGATGAACTTCGTGAAAAATTCAATCAAGCAATCGATAAGCTAAAAGCAAATGGAGAATTAGAAGCTATTTATAAAAAATGGTTTAATAATTAG
- the artP gene encoding arginine ABC transporter ATP-binding protein ArtP codes for MNIELNHINCFYGSHQALNDVSLCYPLGETIVLLGQSGAGKSSLLKVFNLLEIPTSGEMTIADSHFDFSKKISESTIRLLRKNVGMVFQNYNLWPHLTVLENLIEAPCQVLKMSKNEASDKAMSILKRLRIDDMAHRYPLHLSGGQQQRVAIARALMMEPQILLFDEPTAALDPAITSQIADIINELSQTGITQIIVTHEVDFARKVASQVIYMEHGKIIEQGQLECFAHPKTKEFKAYLSH; via the coding sequence ATGAATATTGAACTAAACCATATTAATTGCTTTTATGGTTCTCATCAGGCTTTAAATGATGTTTCGTTATGCTATCCACTGGGTGAAACCATCGTATTACTTGGTCAAAGTGGTGCAGGAAAAAGCTCTTTATTAAAAGTATTTAATTTACTTGAAATTCCAACATCTGGCGAAATGACCATTGCTGACTCTCATTTTGATTTCTCAAAAAAAATCAGTGAATCAACAATTCGTTTACTTCGTAAAAATGTTGGTATGGTTTTCCAGAATTATAATTTATGGCCGCATTTAACAGTACTTGAAAATCTAATTGAAGCGCCTTGTCAAGTATTAAAAATGTCAAAAAATGAGGCCAGTGACAAAGCAATGTCAATTTTAAAACGTTTGCGAATCGATGATATGGCACACCGCTATCCTCTTCATCTCTCAGGAGGACAACAACAACGTGTAGCTATAGCTAGAGCATTGATGATGGAGCCACAAATCTTATTGTTTGATGAGCCAACAGCAGCATTAGATCCTGCTATTACATCGCAAATAGCAGATATTATTAATGAATTATCACAAACAGGAATTACACAAATTATAGTTACACATGAAGTGGATTTTGCTCGTAAAGTTGCTTCACAAGTGATTTATATGGAACACGGTAAAATTATTGAGCAAGGACAATTAGAATGCTTTGCGCATCCTAAAACCAAAGAATTTAAAGCTTATTTATCACATTAA
- a CDS encoding ElyC/SanA/YdcF family protein → MGLCLITIFAILILDYWISYKTAPYIYHDENKLPYRAVGVVLGTSKYVRGGGLNGFYRNRIDGAIDLYWQGKVDYLLLSGDNALLSYNEPITMQKDLIKAGIPRKSIVLDYAGFRTFDSIVRANKVFDTNDFTIITQEFHCERAIFIALEQGIQAQCFAVPSPKSMKFVRIREIFARVSAFIDLYILTKEPKYLGPVIPIISNNQ, encoded by the coding sequence ATGGGTTTGTGCTTGATTACAATATTTGCGATTCTTATTCTTGACTATTGGATCAGCTATAAAACGGCACCTTATATTTATCACGATGAGAATAAACTACCTTATCGTGCTGTTGGTGTAGTACTTGGAACATCCAAATATGTTCGTGGTGGTGGATTGAATGGATTTTATCGGAATCGCATCGATGGAGCAATCGATCTTTATTGGCAAGGTAAAGTAGATTATCTTTTACTTAGTGGAGATAATGCTCTATTAAGCTATAATGAACCAATCACTATGCAGAAAGATTTAATTAAAGCTGGCATTCCTAGAAAATCGATTGTTCTTGATTACGCAGGTTTTAGAACTTTTGATTCAATTGTTCGTGCTAATAAAGTTTTTGATACAAATGATTTCACAATTATTACTCAAGAGTTTCATTGCGAACGTGCAATTTTTATTGCACTTGAACAAGGAATACAGGCACAATGCTTTGCAGTTCCATCCCCTAAAAGTATGAAATTTGTCCGTATCCGTGAAATATTTGCTCGTGTCAGTGCCTTTATTGACCTTTATATTCTTACTAAAGAACCAAAATATCTTGGTCCTGTAATTCCAATCATATCCAATAATCAATAA
- a CDS encoding CidB/LrgB family autolysis modulator, which produces MIWMLPLTICVFLIIRRISFKLKNPLFNPLVISVIVLIPILLITKTSYAQYVSNVQIINDLLPYSVVALAYPLYELIPQIKARWKSIMFITFTASISSMITGVCIAFWLGGNNTIAASVLPKSVTTAIAVTIATDQGGVPSIAALCVILVGTLGGIFGHQILNLVKINSASARGLAIGAVSHAVGTARCIEVDYNEGAYSSLSLVLCGIMTSLTAPFLFPIMIFIFDWF; this is translated from the coding sequence ATGATATGGATGCTACCATTAACAATTTGTGTATTTCTCATTATTCGTAGAATTTCATTTAAATTAAAAAATCCTTTATTTAATCCATTAGTTATATCGGTTATTGTTTTAATTCCAATTTTATTAATTACTAAAACCAGTTATGCGCAATACGTATCAAACGTACAAATTATTAATGATTTGTTGCCTTATTCAGTTGTAGCTCTTGCCTATCCTTTATATGAACTTATTCCTCAAATTAAAGCTCGTTGGAAATCGATAATGTTTATCACATTTACTGCGTCAATTTCTTCAATGATAACTGGTGTTTGTATTGCATTTTGGTTAGGTGGTAATAACACCATTGCCGCCTCAGTTTTACCCAAATCAGTAACTACTGCCATTGCAGTAACGATTGCTACAGATCAAGGAGGTGTGCCCTCTATAGCGGCATTATGTGTAATATTAGTAGGTACATTAGGTGGGATTTTTGGGCATCAAATATTGAATCTTGTTAAAATAAATTCCGCTTCTGCTCGAGGGCTTGCTATAGGAGCCGTTTCGCATGCTGTTGGAACAGCTCGTTGCATTGAAGTTGATTATAACGAAGGAGCCTATAGTTCCTTATCACTTGTTTTATGTGGTATTATGACATCATTGACAGCACCTTTTTTATTTCCAATAATGATATTTATTTTTGATTGGTTTTAG
- a CDS encoding CidA/LrgA family protein, whose protein sequence is MKHFLAKHATIKHRLYSLYYTLFSYGRGLIILTFCLWLGNIISKIIPIMIPGSIIGLLLLFFLLAFQLIPTCWIKNSCNLFMRYMTILFIPAAMGIMDNYSLLLENWIPIIFSSVGGSIIVLIFTALLTENFPKMTLKSKKILSKDQEKQP, encoded by the coding sequence ATGAAACATTTTTTAGCCAAACACGCTACAATAAAGCATCGACTTTATTCTTTGTATTATACGCTTTTTAGCTATGGTCGAGGATTGATTATTCTTACTTTCTGTTTATGGCTAGGTAATATAATCTCAAAAATAATACCGATAATGATTCCTGGCAGTATTATTGGTTTGCTACTTCTATTTTTCTTACTTGCATTTCAATTGATCCCTACATGTTGGATCAAAAACAGCTGTAATCTATTTATGCGTTATATGACAATTCTTTTCATTCCTGCTGCAATGGGCATAATGGATAATTATTCACTTTTATTAGAGAACTGGATCCCCATTATTTTTAGTAGTGTAGGTGGATCAATTATTGTATTAATTTTCACTGCTCTTCTAACCGAAAACTTCCCAAAAATGACTCTAAAAAGTAAAAAAATTCTATCTAAAGATCAGGAGAAGCAACCATGA
- the sbcB gene encoding exodeoxyribonuclease I produces the protein MKNNVEQPTFYFHDYETFGINPALDRPAQFAGIRTDNDLNIIEDPLVIYCQIAQDYLPNPEAVLITGITPQKANQNGVCEAEFTKQIYQAFSEPNTCILGYNNIRFDDEVTRNILYRNFYDPYSYSWQNGNSRWDLLDVVRACYALRPDGINWPTNDNGLPSFRLEQLTQANNIEHEHAHDAMSDVYATIAMAKLIKEKQSKLFNYFFFLRNKNKVAELIDVVNMTPIVHVSGMLGSYRGNLSLVAPIIWHPLQNNAAVLCDLAGDIDLLINLPVEQIKEKLYTKTEDLELGESRIPLKLIHTNKCPIVAPLRTLLPENAKRLSLDVEQCLINQQKLQKNQKLLQNKMQELFNVNNDYPNNSDVDTQIYKGFFNNQDKLRCETIRTTPTQLLDSLSLAFDDPRLTTLFFRYKARNYPQALTEREQTIWLNYCRDKLNTLKIQDYLLSLELLAEMYVQQPEKLAIIKQLYNYCHYLVG, from the coding sequence ATGAAAAATAACGTCGAGCAACCAACTTTTTACTTTCATGATTATGAAACTTTTGGTATTAATCCAGCTTTGGATCGCCCAGCTCAATTTGCGGGGATTCGAACTGACAATGATTTAAATATCATTGAAGATCCTTTAGTTATTTATTGTCAAATTGCTCAAGATTATTTACCAAATCCCGAAGCTGTACTAATTACTGGTATTACACCTCAGAAAGCAAATCAAAATGGCGTTTGTGAAGCTGAATTTACCAAACAAATTTATCAAGCTTTTAGTGAACCCAATACATGTATTTTAGGATATAACAATATTCGGTTTGATGATGAGGTTACTCGTAATATTTTATATCGTAACTTTTACGATCCCTATTCATATAGCTGGCAAAACGGTAATTCGAGGTGGGATCTTCTTGACGTTGTTAGGGCTTGTTATGCTTTAAGACCAGACGGTATTAATTGGCCAACTAACGATAATGGGCTACCTAGCTTTCGTTTGGAACAACTGACTCAAGCAAATAATATTGAGCATGAGCATGCTCATGATGCTATGTCTGATGTTTATGCAACCATTGCTATGGCTAAGCTTATAAAAGAAAAACAGAGCAAATTATTTAATTATTTTTTCTTTTTACGTAATAAAAATAAAGTTGCTGAACTTATTGATGTTGTCAACATGACCCCTATTGTTCATGTATCAGGCATGCTGGGTAGTTATCGAGGTAATCTATCATTAGTTGCTCCAATAATTTGGCATCCATTACAAAATAATGCAGCTGTTCTATGTGATTTAGCAGGTGATATTGACCTTCTTATTAATTTACCCGTTGAACAAATAAAAGAAAAACTGTATACAAAGACGGAAGATCTTGAGCTTGGAGAGTCACGAATTCCATTAAAGTTAATTCATACAAATAAATGCCCTATTGTCGCTCCACTAAGAACCTTGTTACCTGAAAATGCAAAGCGATTAAGTCTTGATGTAGAACAATGTTTGATTAATCAACAAAAGTTACAAAAAAATCAGAAATTACTTCAGAATAAAATGCAAGAATTATTTAATGTTAATAATGATTATCCAAATAATTCAGATGTAGATACTCAAATTTACAAAGGCTTTTTCAATAATCAAGATAAATTACGCTGTGAAACGATTCGAACAACGCCTACACAGCTATTAGATAGTCTCTCTTTAGCATTTGATGATCCTCGTTTGACTACTCTATTTTTTAGATATAAAGCTCGAAACTATCCGCAAGCATTGACCGAGCGAGAACAAACAATTTGGCTTAACTATTGTCGAGATAAACTTAATACACTCAAAATCCAAGATTATTTATTAAGTTTAGAATTATTGGCTGAAATGTATGTTCAACAACCTGAAAAATTAGCAATTATTAAACAACTTTATAACTATTGTCATTATTTAGTTGGATAA
- a CDS encoding alpha/beta fold hydrolase — MVNFKKKLFVLLIIPSLGFCLDFNNKNESNYIINHFKFNDGNTMPKLSIHYITLGNPENKPVLILHGTTGNGESMLNDSFGHALFDKGMPLDAEKYFIILPDAIGTGQSSKPSDGMKGDFPHYDYADMVNAQYQLIKNGLKIDHLYLIIGNSMGGMNTWKWVTMYPDFMTAAVPMAATPAPMSSRNWIMRKMVINAIKSDPNWKNGFYDKQPENFQTVYNYYNIATNGGDIAWQNKAYSTAKAEELLASRLKERITMDTNDFLFQFDAARNYDPTKDLIKIKAHVLAINSEDDERNPPTVGLMEKALKKIPHAHYVLIPASNETSGHSTTLSANLWKDHLTQFLKELEENK; from the coding sequence ATGGTCAATTTTAAGAAAAAACTATTCGTTTTACTTATAATTCCTTCTTTAGGGTTCTGTCTTGATTTTAATAATAAAAATGAATCGAATTACATTATTAATCATTTCAAATTTAATGATGGCAATACAATGCCAAAATTATCAATACATTATATAACTCTTGGAAATCCAGAAAATAAGCCAGTTTTAATATTACATGGAACTACTGGTAATGGAGAATCAATGTTAAATGATAGTTTTGGCCATGCTTTATTTGATAAAGGAATGCCATTAGATGCAGAAAAGTACTTTATTATTCTTCCTGATGCTATAGGTACAGGACAATCATCAAAACCTTCGGATGGTATGAAAGGTGATTTTCCACATTATGATTATGCGGATATGGTTAATGCACAATACCAATTAATAAAAAATGGATTAAAAATAGATCATTTATACCTTATTATAGGTAATTCGATGGGAGGAATGAATACTTGGAAATGGGTTACAATGTATCCTGATTTTATGACTGCTGCAGTACCAATGGCAGCAACCCCTGCCCCTATGTCTAGTCGAAATTGGATTATGAGAAAAATGGTTATTAATGCTATTAAAAGCGATCCAAATTGGAAAAATGGATTTTATGATAAGCAGCCTGAAAATTTCCAAACAGTATATAATTACTACAATATAGCAACCAACGGAGGTGATATTGCTTGGCAAAATAAGGCATATAGTACCGCAAAAGCAGAAGAACTATTAGCCAGTAGATTAAAAGAACGCATTACAATGGATACTAATGATTTTTTATTTCAATTTGATGCAGCAAGAAACTATGATCCAACTAAAGATTTAATTAAAATAAAAGCACATGTATTAGCAATAAACTCAGAAGATGATGAAAGAAACCCACCGACTGTTGGTCTGATGGAAAAAGCCCTAAAAAAAATTCCTCATGCTCATTATGTATTAATACCTGCAAGTAACGAAACCAGTGGGCATAGTACCACCTTGTCGGCTAATTTGTGGAAAGATCATTTAACTCAATTTTTAAAAGAATTAGAAGAGAATAAATAG
- the ubiT gene encoding ubiquinone anaerobic biosynthesis accessory factor UbiT, with protein MIESQHNLLGKIHTTFVDKAPQVLGITLRCIPFNLKKQVIEQLLQIQFKHSLEDGDLDFLENRWLKIQVTDLQLVWFVSLIENKLVVSREEIADVSFIGNANDLIMIATRRQDPDTLFFQRRLIVEGDTELGLYVKNLMDSIELESMPKPLRITLEKLANVIESAPKE; from the coding sequence ATGATAGAAAGCCAGCATAATTTATTAGGAAAAATACATACAACATTTGTGGATAAAGCACCTCAAGTGTTAGGAATTACCTTACGCTGTATTCCTTTTAATTTAAAAAAACAAGTTATTGAACAATTGTTACAAATACAGTTTAAACATTCACTTGAGGATGGTGATCTTGATTTTTTAGAAAATCGCTGGCTTAAAATTCAAGTTACGGATCTACAATTAGTATGGTTTGTTAGTCTAATCGAGAATAAATTAGTTGTCAGTCGAGAGGAAATTGCTGATGTAAGCTTTATTGGCAATGCGAATGATCTAATAATGATTGCTACTAGACGTCAAGACCCTGATACTCTCTTTTTTCAACGTCGATTAATTGTTGAAGGTGATACTGAGCTTGGTCTCTACGTTAAAAACTTAATGGATTCAATTGAATTAGAATCTATGCCTAAACCGCTCAGAATAACTCTTGAAAAGTTAGCAAACGTAATTGAGAGTGCACCAAAAGAATAA
- a CDS encoding Na+/H+ antiporter, translating into MELFSIILLLVLIVSLSGVVVKMLPIQIPLPLMQILLGCILAAFGVYVKFDPELFLVLFIPPLLFADGRKTSVKDFVYNFREIVGLALVLVVISIIALGYILHWMLPNVQLAAALALAAVLSPTDAVALSGIVGKGRIDKEKMEIIEGEALMNDASGLVSLKFAIAIATGLLEFNLWQISLSFFVVAIGGLAVGVLFTWLYARILRKINKLTNNDPAIQIVLLFLLPFAAYIIAEECHCSGILAAVSAGMTVNHSGMMRNAPLTTRLQSDSAWSMLTFVFNGFVFVLLGIQLPSILNNTFAENQTDASIELWQLCFIVLFVFIVLMGTRFAWLWAMKQMPTMPFGTKRPLAFRSYTNRDLLISTFAGVRGAITLAGVLSIPMTIAGRYQLVFIATGIILISLIVAVVILPILLRGSVILDNSKQDNEILTVKGQMAEEAIVSLEKMQNNLLQETSEAGLDQEIIHEVGSRVIGSLRRRTGLKDLEQKALEAENLERRMRLVAIGAERTALLQMKIRNEVSEETFEHLNTDLDIYEKMISGDV; encoded by the coding sequence ATGGAACTTTTTTCAATAATTTTACTTCTCGTATTAATTGTATCACTTTCTGGTGTCGTTGTTAAAATGTTACCAATTCAAATACCTTTACCGCTAATGCAAATATTATTAGGTTGCATTCTTGCCGCTTTTGGTGTTTACGTAAAATTCGATCCAGAACTCTTTCTTGTTTTATTTATACCTCCCTTACTGTTTGCTGATGGTCGAAAAACATCAGTAAAAGACTTTGTATATAATTTCAGAGAAATTGTTGGATTAGCACTTGTATTGGTGGTTATCTCAATTATCGCTTTAGGTTACATTCTTCATTGGATGTTACCAAATGTCCAATTAGCAGCAGCCTTAGCCCTCGCAGCTGTCTTATCACCTACCGATGCTGTTGCCTTGAGTGGTATTGTTGGTAAAGGTCGTATAGACAAAGAAAAAATGGAAATTATTGAAGGTGAAGCATTAATGAATGACGCTTCTGGTCTAGTTTCTTTGAAGTTTGCGATTGCAATTGCAACAGGACTGCTTGAATTTAATTTATGGCAAATTAGTTTATCTTTTTTTGTCGTTGCTATCGGCGGTTTAGCGGTTGGTGTTTTATTTACTTGGTTATATGCAAGGATTTTACGTAAAATAAATAAGCTTACTAATAATGACCCAGCAATCCAAATCGTATTATTATTCTTACTACCATTTGCGGCTTATATTATTGCTGAAGAATGTCATTGTTCCGGCATTTTAGCAGCTGTAAGTGCCGGTATGACCGTTAATCATTCTGGTATGATGCGTAATGCACCTTTGACAACACGTTTACAATCAGATAGTGCATGGTCAATGTTAACTTTTGTATTTAACGGATTTGTTTTTGTTCTGTTAGGTATTCAACTGCCTAGTATTTTAAATAACACTTTTGCTGAAAATCAAACAGATGCGTCAATTGAGTTATGGCAATTATGCTTTATTGTTTTATTTGTTTTTATCGTGTTAATGGGAACAAGATTTGCTTGGCTTTGGGCGATGAAACAGATGCCAACTATGCCATTTGGGACAAAACGACCTTTAGCATTTAGGTCATATACAAACCGCGATCTATTAATTTCAACTTTCGCTGGTGTTCGTGGAGCAATTACTTTAGCTGGTGTATTATCCATTCCAATGACTATTGCTGGACGATATCAATTGGTCTTTATTGCTACAGGAATTATCTTAATTTCATTGATTGTCGCGGTCGTGATATTACCTATTTTATTACGAGGAAGTGTAATTTTAGATAATTCTAAACAAGACAATGAAATTTTAACTGTGAAAGGACAAATGGCAGAAGAAGCTATTGTTAGTCTTGAAAAAATGCAAAACAATTTACTGCAAGAAACATCTGAAGCGGGTTTAGATCAAGAGATAATCCACGAAGTTGGCTCACGTGTTATTGGTTCATTAAGACGTAGAACAGGTCTTAAAGATTTAGAACAAAAAGCACTAGAAGCTGAGAACCTTGAAAGACGTATGCGCTTGGTTGCAATTGGTGCAGAACGTACAGCATTATTACAAATGAAAATTCGTAATGAAGTAAGTGAAGAAACTTTCGAACATCTAAACACTGATTTAGATATTTATGAGAAAATGATCTCTGGAGATGTGTAA
- the recO gene encoding DNA repair protein RecO — translation MENWQRAFVLHTRTQTESSLFVDLFVESGGKITVLAKGARRKNSTLKGLLQPFTPLIVQCSGKGNIKILRQVEAMSLTLPLVSISLYSAFYLNELLHRVLIADTDMPTLFDDYLKSLQQLAQQIPAENVLRIFELSLLENLGYHVDFFHCSVTGDDIVESMYYQYQSEKGFISSLLRNNTSFTGEQVLALGNRVFNSPDTLKAAKRFTRMALKPYVGSKPFKSRELFLKI, via the coding sequence ATGGAAAATTGGCAAAGAGCATTTGTTTTGCATACTCGTACTCAAACTGAAAGCAGTTTATTCGTTGATCTTTTTGTTGAAAGTGGAGGCAAAATAACCGTTTTAGCTAAAGGAGCTCGACGAAAGAATTCTACTTTAAAAGGCCTTTTACAGCCGTTTACCCCTTTAATTGTACAATGTTCTGGCAAGGGTAATATAAAAATATTGCGTCAGGTAGAAGCGATGTCACTCACTTTACCACTAGTTTCGATTTCATTATATAGCGCTTTTTATTTAAATGAATTATTACACCGCGTATTAATTGCAGATACTGATATGCCAACACTTTTTGACGATTATTTAAAAAGTTTGCAACAACTGGCACAACAAATTCCTGCTGAGAATGTACTGCGTATTTTTGAACTTTCATTATTAGAAAATTTAGGTTATCACGTAGATTTTTTTCATTGTAGCGTAACAGGTGATGATATTGTTGAATCAATGTATTATCAATATCAATCCGAAAAGGGATTTATCAGTAGTTTATTAAGAAATAATACCAGTTTTACTGGTGAACAGGTATTGGCTTTAGGAAACCGTGTTTTTAATAGTCCTGATACATTAAAAGCCGCTAAACGTTTTACTCGAATGGCTTTAAAACCTTACGTAGGTTCAAAGCCCTTTAAGAGTAGAGAATTATTTCTAAAAATATAA
- a CDS encoding YaiI/YqxD family protein: MNIWIDADACPNPIKEILFRNAIRKSINTKLIANQWLNIPSSPFITRLLVENGFDKADNKIVELVELNDLVITSDIPLASDVLKKGAFVLTPRGEIYTLDSIKERLVMRDFMETLRASGIQTKGPAPFSYKDREKFANQLNFLINKLTR; this comes from the coding sequence ATGAACATTTGGATCGATGCTGATGCATGCCCTAACCCAATTAAAGAAATTTTATTTCGAAACGCGATTCGTAAATCAATCAATACGAAGTTAATTGCTAATCAATGGTTAAATATTCCCTCTTCACCTTTTATTACTAGATTACTAGTGGAAAATGGCTTTGATAAAGCGGATAACAAAATTGTCGAACTTGTTGAACTCAATGATTTAGTTATTACATCAGATATACCATTAGCATCCGATGTATTAAAGAAAGGTGCTTTTGTTCTTACGCCTAGAGGTGAAATTTATACTTTAGATTCAATTAAAGAGCGACTAGTGATGAGAGATTTTATGGAAACACTGCGAGCAAGTGGAATCCAAACTAAAGGACCTGCTCCATTTTCATATAAGGATCGCGAAAAATTTGCTAATCAACTTAATTTTTTAATTAATAAATTAACTAGATAA